Proteins encoded by one window of Vigna radiata var. radiata cultivar VC1973A chromosome 5, Vradiata_ver6, whole genome shotgun sequence:
- the LOC106761768 gene encoding glycerol-3-phosphate acyltransferase 4-like: MNRTGKLKSSSSELDLDRPNIEDYLPSGSSVQHERHGKLRLCDLLDISPSLSEAAGVIVDDSFTRCFKSNPPEPWNWNVYLFPLWCCGVVIRYLIIXPIRILVLTLGWIIFLSAFISVHCLLKGNVDLRKKIERCLVEMMCSFFVASWTGVVNYHGSRPSIRPKQVFVVNHTSMIDFIILEQMTAFAVIMQKQPGWVG, encoded by the exons ATGAATAGAACTGGGAAACTCAAATCGTCGAGTTCTGAATTGGACCTTGATCGGCCAAACATTGAGGATTACCTACCCTCTGGATCCAGTGTTCAACATGAACGGCATGGGAAGCTCCGCCT GTGTGATTTGCTCGACATTTCACCTAGTTTGTCTGAGGCAGCAGGTGTCATTGTAGAT GATTCATTCACAAGGTGCTTCAAATCAAATCCTCCAGAACCTTGGAACTGGAATGTTTATTTGTTTCCTTTGTGGTGCTGTGGAGTTGTGATTCGATATTTGATTATTTTNCCTATTAG AATTCTAGTGTTGACATTAGGATGGATTATATTTCTTTCAGCCTTCATTTCAGTGCACTGCCTCCTGAAAGGAAATGTCGATTTGAGGAAAAAGATTGAG AGGTGTTTGGTGGAGATGATGTGCAGTTTCTTTGTTGCATCCTGGACTGGGGTTGTTAACTACCATGGGTCAAGGCCCAGTATACGACCAAAACAG GTTTTTGTGGTCAATCATACTTCCATGATTGATTTCATTATCTTAGAACAGATGACTGCCTTTGCTGTTATTATGCAGAAGCAGCCTGGATGGGTTGGTTAG
- the LOC106760692 gene encoding high mobility group B protein 1-like produces the protein MPAQQDQPQQPHEHRQPAQLDQPTQQDPFQMFDMRLTLIDANLEAVNRIGLAQAEMMRQVFVVSHLNFMTPAEYATKVAWPEDQTHSSGGGGTSSGTQAMEEDETDKEEDAAENEVEDDDEEDDDNEDEDSDGSVS, from the coding sequence ATGCCAGCCCAGCAGGACCAGCCTCAGCAGCCCCATGAGCATCGCCAGCCTGCTCAGCTAGATCAGCCTACCCAGCAGGATCCGTTCCAGATGTTTGACATGCGGCTGACCTTGATTGATGCAAATTTGGAGGCAGTCAACAGGATTGGTCTAGCGCAGGCGGAGATGATGAGGCAGGTGTTTGTGGTCTCCCACCTTAACTTTATGACTCCAGCTGAGTATGCTACTAAGGTAGCTTGGCCTGAGGACCAGACCCATTCTAGTGGGGGAGGTGGCACATCTTCTGGAACACAGGCGATGGAGGAAGATGAGACTGATAAGGAGGAAGATGCTGCTGAGAACGAggttgaggatgatgatgaggaggatgacgaCAACGAGGATGAGGACAGTGATGGTAGTGTCTCTTAA